One Gammaproteobacteria bacterium genomic window carries:
- a CDS encoding cytochrome C, with product MACAQCHINAFGPQLNSFGRNFKLTGYTLGDWQFPPLSSMLVAPSFTHADRDVPSPTPPFGKNNSLSADQLSFFYAGKIFTSQLVDSGAMIQVTYDPNADAIAWDNADVRFTRNATIGGHAVTLGVSVNNNPTVQDLWNTTQAWGFPFLTTANEDLPTPPGAASPLISNLGQQVGGATAYSMIDQWLYVEAGAYASLSPDLQRTFGVLGSDTANKIDGGAPYWRVALQHEFPHAYVEVGHYGLAADIFPARVFSAGTDHYTDLGVDATFQYDPFGDNNHILQLWGTANWEDQHLSASQTLGFAGNLNSTLTTFNVTGSYTYLQTYQLNLGYFSSQGSTDPILTNPSGNPESDGVIVEFDYTPFGKADSLWLPYLNARFAVQYTAFTTFLGRGSNYDGSGRDASDNSTLFLSAWFAF from the coding sequence TGGCATGCGCCCAATGTCATATCAATGCCTTCGGCCCCCAGCTCAATTCCTTCGGCCGCAACTTCAAACTCACGGGCTACACACTGGGTGACTGGCAATTCCCCCCCTTGAGCAGCATGCTCGTGGCTCCCTCGTTTACCCATGCCGACAGGGACGTGCCGAGCCCCACCCCGCCTTTCGGCAAGAACAATAGCTTGTCTGCGGACCAGTTGAGCTTTTTTTACGCCGGCAAAATCTTCACCTCTCAACTGGTTGACTCGGGGGCTATGATTCAAGTCACCTACGATCCCAATGCGGATGCGATCGCATGGGACAACGCCGATGTCAGGTTTACCCGCAATGCGACGATTGGCGGTCATGCGGTAACGCTGGGCGTCTCGGTAAACAATAATCCCACGGTGCAGGATCTCTGGAATACAACCCAGGCGTGGGGATTCCCGTTTCTGACGACCGCCAACGAAGATTTGCCCACGCCGCCGGGCGCCGCGTCGCCTCTGATCAGCAACCTCGGGCAGCAAGTCGGCGGCGCGACTGCGTACTCGATGATCGACCAGTGGTTGTATGTCGAGGCCGGCGCTTACGCGAGCCTCTCGCCCGATCTGCAACGCACCTTTGGCGTACTGGGTAGCGACACCGCGAACAAGATCGATGGCGGCGCGCCCTACTGGCGCGTGGCCCTCCAGCATGAGTTCCCGCATGCCTATGTGGAAGTCGGGCACTATGGATTGGCGGCGGATATTTTCCCCGCGCGCGTCTTTAGCGCCGGCACGGACCACTACACGGACCTGGGGGTGGATGCGACGTTTCAATATGACCCCTTCGGCGATAACAACCATATTCTCCAGTTGTGGGGCACTGCGAACTGGGAGGACCAGCATTTGAGTGCGAGTCAGACGCTCGGCTTTGCGGGCAACCTGAACAGTACACTCACCACGTTCAATGTCACCGGATCGTACACCTACCTGCAGACGTACCAGTTAAACCTGGGGTATTTCTCCAGTCAGGGGAGCACCGATCCCATTCTGACGAATCCCTCCGGTAATCCGGAGAGTGACGGAGTGATCGTCGAATTCGATTACACTCCGTTTGGCAAGGCCGATTCGCTCTGGTTGCCGTACCTGAATGCGCGCTTCGCGGTGCAGTACACCGCCTTTACGACATTCCTAGGACGCGGATCGAACTACGACGGCAGCGGCAGGGATGCAAGCGACAACAGCACACTGTTCCTGAGCGCGTGGTTCGCTTTCTAG
- a CDS encoding response regulator, with the protein MKPSEAAVYVVDDDTSVRQAVCMLLRSVGYRPIPCATAAELLDKLQPEVTGCIILDVRMPGMSGLQLQEHMNKHQLVLPIIFITGHGDVDMAVVAMKEGAFDFLQKPFKDQVLLDSLERALQKDQERRERLKGKFRLMEKLELLTARERNVLDGMVAGKANKVTALDLGVSERTVEAHRARVMEKMQARSLAELVQEMVLLND; encoded by the coding sequence ATGAAGCCCTCTGAGGCCGCCGTTTATGTCGTCGATGACGATACTTCCGTGCGGCAGGCGGTTTGCATGCTGCTGCGCTCCGTCGGCTACCGCCCGATACCCTGCGCCACGGCGGCGGAACTGCTCGACAAACTGCAGCCGGAGGTGACGGGCTGCATCATCCTCGACGTGCGCATGCCCGGCATGAGCGGCCTGCAACTGCAGGAGCACATGAACAAACATCAACTGGTCCTCCCCATTATTTTCATCACCGGTCACGGCGACGTGGACATGGCGGTGGTGGCGATGAAGGAGGGGGCCTTCGATTTCCTCCAGAAGCCGTTCAAGGACCAGGTTCTGCTGGACAGTCTGGAGCGGGCGCTGCAAAAGGATCAGGAGCGCCGTGAGCGCCTGAAAGGCAAATTTCGACTCATGGAAAAGCTGGAACTGCTCACGGCGAGGGAACGGAACGTGCTCGACGGCATGGTCGCCGGCAAGGCCAACAAGGTGACGGCCCTGGATTTGGGCGTCAGCGAACGCACCGTGGAGGCCCACCGCGCGCGGGTCATGGAAAAAATGCAGGCCAGGTCTCTGGCGGAGTTGGTGCAGGAGATGGTGCTTCTGAACGACTGA
- a CDS encoding response regulator — translation MKATVVENPKAQAAGRPVIGVVDADIAMGEALQSLLRSHGYEVLCQTSAEEALADLSRFDLLIVGEEKLPGMSGIELIEKMRGRGTPLPSIVLTSPGNIPLTVRAIRAGAADCLEKPFFKVVLLGRIKQILSNPTA, via the coding sequence ATGAAGGCGACGGTCGTGGAGAACCCGAAAGCCCAGGCCGCTGGACGGCCAGTGATTGGTGTGGTGGACGCCGATATTGCCATGGGAGAAGCGTTGCAATCCCTGTTGCGGTCGCATGGTTATGAAGTGCTGTGCCAGACCTCGGCGGAGGAGGCGCTGGCGGATCTTTCCCGTTTTGATTTGCTGATTGTGGGCGAGGAAAAGTTACCGGGGATGTCGGGCATCGAGTTGATTGAGAAGATGCGGGGGCGGGGAACGCCGTTGCCATCCATCGTGCTGACGTCGCCCGGCAATATCCCCCTTACCGTGCGGGCCATACGTGCCGGTGCTGCGGATTGCCTCGAAAAACCCTTTTTTAAAGTGGTGTTGCTGGGACGGATCAAACAAATACTGTCGAATCCCACGGCGTGA
- a CDS encoding cyclic nucleotide-binding domain-containing protein encodes MAQVQTVTNVVSFSQSQTTCKKCSLHAICDVEDAHGRGASNQRHCGHNGRVIDRGEYLFRQGDKMHALYVVRSGTVKATINAPDGAEQVIRFYLSGDVVGLDALGEERHVSSAQALETTSFCRFTLGELDDGFTRVPTALRRFMRIAGQELAREEQHAMLISQRDAEQRMAMFLLQLSDQYGKRGYSDREFNLHMSRQEVASFLSLAVETVSRIFTQFQVKGLLKVERRHIRLLSLEKLHEVMGAHGWSPLGKTQHHVHGLN; translated from the coding sequence ATGGCTCAGGTTCAAACAGTGACGAATGTGGTTTCCTTCAGTCAGTCCCAGACAACCTGCAAAAAGTGCAGTCTGCATGCGATCTGCGATGTGGAAGATGCGCACGGACGTGGTGCTTCCAATCAAAGGCACTGCGGCCATAACGGCAGGGTAATCGATCGAGGAGAATATCTGTTCCGGCAGGGGGACAAGATGCATGCCCTCTATGTCGTCCGTTCGGGAACGGTAAAGGCCACCATCAACGCCCCGGACGGCGCCGAACAGGTGATTCGATTTTACCTGTCGGGCGATGTAGTGGGGCTGGACGCGCTGGGCGAGGAGCGTCACGTTTCCTCGGCGCAGGCGCTGGAGACCACCAGCTTTTGCCGCTTCACGCTGGGGGAACTTGATGATGGATTCACCCGTGTGCCAACGGCGCTGCGGCGGTTCATGCGCATCGCCGGCCAGGAACTGGCGCGTGAAGAACAGCACGCGATGCTCATATCGCAACGCGACGCGGAGCAGCGCATGGCCATGTTCCTGCTGCAACTCTCGGATCAATACGGAAAGCGCGGCTATTCGGACAGGGAATTCAATCTGCACATGTCACGGCAGGAAGTGGCCAGTTTCCTGTCGCTGGCCGTGGAGACGGTCAGCCGGATCTTCACACAATTCCAGGTCAAGGGACTGCTGAAGGTCGAACGCCGTCATATCCGTCTGCTGTCGCTGGAAAAATTGCACGAAGTCATGGGCGCTCATGGTTGGTCGCCCCTTGGCAAGACGCAACACCATGTCCATGGACTGAACTGA